A stretch of the Rosa rugosa chromosome 5, drRosRugo1.1, whole genome shotgun sequence genome encodes the following:
- the LOC133708996 gene encoding exonuclease 1-like, translating to MGVKRADALFDQLGPTVLKDIRLDQLDLSGKKVGIDATLWLGTVKSMLKANQKKLSSSTEKFLVKVQEKTYFLYHFIAYCEDRFKLLNRIKIKSMMVFDGNATPRKTEIKMLWKKIKEGSSKKKEVNIDPNPDSDIDHECDSDSDGDNDRDNERKKVNYNKPEKMYIPDRKRVLEWLTKEGVEFIVAPYEADAQLTYLTIKGKIDAVITEDSDLIALVIYKLDVNTQMCKHYSFDRLKDHHLYGTFTKKMLLEMCIMIGCDYLPNLQGIGIQKAGDAIKESKTFANIIPYKKNIKLRIEADKFETNTPKILEEFKKAIKSFHLSTSL from the exons ATGGGGGTAAAAAGAGCAGACGCATTGTTCGACCAGTTGGGACCAACGGTTCTAAAAGACATCCGTCTCGACCAATTGGACTTGAGCGGTAAAAAGGTGGGGATTGATGCCACCTTATGGCTTGGGACCGTCAAAAGTATGCTCAAGGCCAACCAAAAGAAATTATCCTCAAGTACTGAAAAGTTTCTCGTCAAGGTCCAAGAGAAGACGTATTTTCTTT ACCATTTCATTGCTTATTGTGAAGACAGGTTTAAACTTCTAAACCGGATTAAAATTAAATCAATGATGGTGTTCGATGGAAATGCTACTCCAAGAAAGACTGAAAT AAAGATGTTGTGGAAAAAGATAAAGGAGGGCAGCAGCAAGAAGAAGGAGGTGAATATTGATCCTAATCCTGATAGTGATATTGATCATGAGTGTGATAGTGATAGTGATGGTGATAATGACCGCGATAATGAACGTAAGAAAGTCAACTATAATAAGCCAGAAAAAATGTACATTCCTGATAGGAAAAGGGTACTCGAG tgGTTAACTAAAGAAGGTGTGGAGTTTATTGTGGCTCCTTACGAAGCTGATGCCCAATTAACATACTTGACAATAAAGGGTAAAATAGATGCAGTTATCACGGAGGACTCGGACCTCATTGCATTG gTTATCTATAAGTTGGACGTAAACACTCAAATGTGTAAGCACTACTCATTTGACCGTTTAAAGGACCATCATTTATACGGAACATTTACGAAAAAGATGCTTCTGGAGATGTGTATAATGATTGGGTGTGACTACCTACCAAATTTGCAAGGGATAGGCATTCAGAAAGCTGGCGATGCTATAAAGGAATCGAAAACTTTCGCCAATATAATTCCTTATAAGAAGAATATCAAGCTTAGAATCGAGGCAGATAAGTTTGAAACAAATACGCCGAAAATTCTAGAAGAATTCAAGAAAGCAATTAAAAGCTTTCACTTATCAACAAGTTTATGA
- the LOC133712589 gene encoding serine carboxypeptidase-like 34: protein MALKLGLVRSLLVITLCVAASVPTQTGARSSWTSDYDVEVQKADRVIGLPGQPPVKFDQYAGYVTVNETHGRALFYWFFEAVKSPHKKPLVLWLNGGPGCSSIGYGAAEEVGPFFPQNGAKPKLKYNPYTWNNAANLLFLESPVGVGFSYTNTTNDIKELGDTITAEDSYNFLLNWFKRFPQFKSHDFYITGESYAGHYVPQLSELIFDRNKKASKENYINFKGFMIGNAAIDEESDQKGLIDYAWDHAVISDRLYSDIRRECNFSEQNVSKECNKLMDEYFEVYKIIDMYSLYTPICVNDNKTLSVPTSQQHFRAIEGAPALFSRAEGRGKRPEGYDPCASDYTYLYLNNPEVQKALHANVTGISYPWTHCSDNITFWKDAPPSVLPVIRKLVEGGLRVWVYSGDTDGRVPVTSTRYALKKLGLKIKQDWTPWYNSKQVGGWTVAYDGLMFVTIRGAGHEVPVFAPRQALLLLEHFLADRSLPPKPF, encoded by the exons ATGGCTCTGAAACTTGGTCTTGTTCGGTCTCTTCTGGTTATTACTTTGTGCGTAGCAGCATCAGTCCCTACGCAAACTGGAGCAAGATCATCATGGACATCAGATTATGATGTTGAGGTACAGAAAGCAGACAGAGTGATCGGACTGCCAGGTCAGCCTCCGGTGAAGTTCGACCAATACGCAGGCTACGTAACCGTCAACGAAACTCACGGAAGAGCCCTCTTCTACTGGTTCTTTGAAGCAGTCAAAAGCCCTCACAAAAAACCACTCGTCCTTTGGCTCAATGGAG GTCCAGGATGTTCCTCAATTGGGTATGGAGCAGCAGAGGAGGTAGGCCCTTTCTTCCCTCAAAACGGCGCCAAACCTAAGCTCAAGTACAACCCTTACACCTGGAACAATG CTGCCAATTTATTGTTTTTGGAGTCTCCTGTGGGTGTCGGATTTTCTTACACCAATACTACCAATGATATCAAGGAACTAGGGGACACCATTACAG CTGAGGATTCGTACAATTTTCTCCTCAACTGGTTTAAAAGGTTTCCACAATTCAAGTCCCATGACTTCTATATCACTGGAGAAAGCTATGCAG GGCACTATGTTCCACAACTCTCTGAGCTCATTTTCGACCGTAACAAAAAAGCATCCAAGGAGAACTATATAAACTTCAAGGGATTCATG ATTGGTAATGCAGCAATAGACGAGGAATCAGATCAGAAAGGATTGATTGATTATGCGTGGGATCACGCGGTGATTTCTGATCGGCTGTACAGTGACATTAGGAGAGAATGCAACTTCAGTGAGCAAAACGTATCCAAAGAGTGTAATAAGCTGATGGATGAGTACTTTGAGGTGTACAAAATCATAGACATGTACAGCTTGTACACTCCCATTTGTGTCAATGATAATAAAACTCTGTCTGTCCCCACCAGTCAGCAACACTTCCGCGCCATTGAAGGAGCTCCCGCTTTGTTTTCTAGAGCT GAAGGACGGGGCAAAAGACCAGAAGGGTATGACCCTTGTGCATCAGATTACACTTATTTGTACTTGAACAATCCAGAAGTCCAAAAGGCTCTGCATGCCAATGTCACCGGCATTTCCTATCCGTGGACTCACTGCAGTGATAACATCACCTTCTGGAAGGATGCACCGCCATCAGTTCTTCCTGTGATTCGAAAGCTTGTAGAAGGTGGTCTCCGCGTCTGGGTTTATAG TGGTGATACTGATGGCAGAGTTCCAGTGACATCAACTAGATATGCGTTGAAGAAACTCGGATTGAAGATCAAGCAAGATTGGACTCCTTGGTACAATAGCAAACAG GTTGGCGGATGGACAGTTGCATACGACGGTCTTATGTTTGTGACAATTAGAGGCGCAGGTCATGAAGTTCCAGTTTTTGCACCAAGGCAGGCGCTCCTCCTCTTAGAACACTTCTTGGCTGATAGGAGTCTCCCACCAAaaccattttaa
- the LOC133708997 gene encoding protein FAR-RED IMPAIRED RESPONSE 1-like, which yields MYDIRSTWVPAYVNHMFSAGMSSSQRAESGHAFYKRFVSKENTLLDFMVQFNRAVTCQRHMELMEDHVDINEKPNFASPFEMAEQMARVYTHECFKEFYDQLSQCCNYRFEFSHENDTYMVYIALRKKMENPKGREIIYAKESDFVSCSCKKFETAGIPCRHIMAFLIFIRLVDRLPDQYILKRWTKSGKAERVFDDLGVEITDNRDLLARRSRLCQYAVDVIDKIMGSEEASGLFLDSLKSVLEQYNSMVADGETVKFAIVPAEQKSLPSQHIYNEPVQVRAKGCGKRLKAGKEKGRLKAAKKANGKGRFCHGCKKNDQQHDKRNCPELKNKNDISILQTGEDRSDPSTDEEEYSSTGVDESA from the exons ATGTATGATATTCGGTCAACATGGGTGCCTGCATATGTAAATCATATGTTTTCAGCTGGGATGTCAAGTAGTCAGCGAGCAGAAAGTGGGCATGCTTTTTACAAGAGGTTTGTTTCTAAAGAAAACACATTGCTAGATTTTATGGTTCAGTTTAATCGGGCTGTCACATGTCAACGACATATGGAATTAATGGAGGACCATGTTGACATCAATGAGAAGCCAAATTTTGCCTCACCCTTTGAGATGGCAGAGCAAATGGCTCGTGTTTACACACATGAATGTTTTAAAGAATTTTATGATCAGTTGTCGCAGTGTTGCAATTATAGATTTGAGTTCTCACATGAGAATGATACGTATATGGTGTATATTGCACTgagaaagaaaatggagaaCCCCAAGGGTCGTGAAATTATTTATGCCAAAGAGTCAGATTTTGTATCATGTAGCTGCAAAAAATTTGAGACGGCTGGGATACCATGTAGACATATTATGGCATTTCTCATATTTATACGACTTGTTGATAGATTGCCAGATCAATACATCTTAAAGAGGTGGACGAAATCAGGAAAAGCTGAGAGAGTTTTTGATGATCTCGGTGTGGAGATTACAGATAACAGAGATTTGCTTGCCAGGCGGAGTCGGTTATGCCAATATGCTGTAGATGTAATTGATAAGATTATGGGTAGCGAAGAAGCAAGTGGTTTGTTTTTAGATTCATTAAAGAGTGTTCTGGAGCAGTATAATTCCATGGTGGCTGATGGCGAGACTGTTAAGTTTGCAATAGTGCCAGCTGAACAAAAAAGTCTTCCTTCTCAACACATTTATAATGAACCTGTTCAAGTAAGGGCCAAAGGATGTGGGAAAAGATTGAAGGCAGGGAAAGAGAAGGGGAGATTGAAAGCTGCAAAGAAGGCAAATGGTAAAGGTAGATTTTGTCATGGATGTAAAAAAAATGACCAGCAACATGATAAAAGAAATTGTCCTGAGTTGAAGAATAAAAACGACATATCAATCCTTCAAACTGG AGAGGATAGAAGTGACCCGAGTACTGATGAGGAAGAGTATTCCAGCACAGGAGTTGATGAGTCTGCATAG
- the LOC133709938 gene encoding uncharacterized protein LOC133709938 yields the protein MAFLFNKFQEAVKVLAKNSPMLAKNPRKLQFEADINRLFLYTSYNRLGKDADEADVDEIIDMANKASVDDQQKQVQENIHLQIKSFCMSMDELLLPDVKNTNEVTESPKQSNATPQRSGLSLAIGRNRPGDKHPDVPETRPLERADVSQKLKDLIGYTLDIKPSQIPHKEAGQGLFLNGECDVGAVVAVYPGVIYSPAYYRYIPGYPRVDAQNSYLITRYDGTVINAKPWGSGGETCDFWDGLTVPEIRPNMQGDEKGSDRLLKLLSKPLDGRRLGKSGDIIERRNPLALAHFANHPAKGVEPNVMICPYDFPLTEKEMRVYIPNVVFGNAEEVKMKKFGSFWLKLGSSRNSGSDVPVLKTLVMVATRALCDEEVLLNYRLSNSKRRPEWYSPVNEEEDRRRWS from the exons ATGGCTTTTCTGTTCAACAAGTTTCAGGAG GCTGTCAAAGTTCTTGCGAAAAATTCCCCTATGCTTGCCAAGAATCCTAGGAAACTACAATTTGAGGCAGATATTAACCGCCTTTTCCTATATACCAG CTACAATCGCTTGGGAAAGGACGCTGATGAGGCGGATGTGGACGAGATTATTGACATGGCTAATAAAGCCTCTGTTGATGATCAACAGAAACAAGTCCAAGAAAACATTCATCTTCAAATTAAAAGCTTCTGCATGTCTATGGATGAACTTCTTCTACCTGATGTAAAGAACACAAATGAGGTCACTGAATCACCTAAACAATCAAATGCTACTCCTCAACGAAGTGGACTTAGTTTAGCTATTGGCAGGAACAGACCAGGAGATAAACATCCTG ATGTGCCTGAGACAAGGCCATTAGAACGCGCTGATGTATCTCAAAAATTGAAAGATCTCATTGGCTACACTCTCGATATCAAACCTTCTCAGATACCCCATAAGGAAGCAGGCCAAGGTTTATTTTTAAATGGTGAATGTGATGTTGGTGCTGTGGTGGCTGTGTACCCTGGTGTAATATACTCCCCAGCATATTACCGTTACATTCCTGGATATCCAAGAGTTGATGCACAGAACTCATATCTGATCACAAGGTATGATGGAACTGTGATCAATGCCAAACCTTGGGGTTCTGGGGGTGAAACATGTGATTTCTGGGATGGGTTAACAGTACCAGAGATCAGACCTAATATGCAAGGAGATGAGAAAGGTTCAGATCGGCTCTTGAAGCTCCTAAGTAAGCCTTTGGATGGCAGGCGACTGGGAAAGAGTGGCGACATTATAGAGCGGAGGAACCCTTTAGCTCTGGCTCATTTTGCCAACCACCCTGCAAAGGGTGTGGAGCCGAATGTAATGATTTGCCCTTATGACTTCCCATTAACCGAAAAGGAAATGAGAGTTTATATTCCGAATGTAGTTTTTGGAAATGCAGAAgaagtgaagatgaagaaatttGGGAGCTTTTGGTTGAAACTTGGGAGTTCAAGAAATAGCGGATCAGATGTTCCTGTTTTGAAGACCCTTGTTATGGTAGCTACAAGGGCACTTTGTGATGAAGAAGTGCTTTTGAACTACAGGTTGAGCAACTCTAAGCGTCGGCCAGAGTGGTATAGTCCAGTCAATGAGGAGGAAGACCGAAGAAGGTGGAGCTAA
- the LOC133709342 gene encoding cytochrome P450 86B1 — MMTMISNLTSLISSASEANPAIAANLVPRQLFFLHDIQILELFVALCVFVIIHSLRQKKHHGIPVWPLLGMLPSMALVIGSQTNNLYEWLTQVLCRQNGTFTFSGPWFSSLHCIITSDPRNLEHLLKTKFSIFPKGPYFRDTVRDLLGDGIFSADDETWQRQRKTASLEFHSAKFRQLTVESLLELVHRRLLPVLEDSIKNSFAPIDLQDVLLRLTFDNVCMIAFGVDPGCLRPGLPQIPFAQAFEDATEATVMRFVTPACLWKAMRYFNLGAEKKLKMSIKGVDKFADDVIRTRKKELLDTTSSLSDHKQRSDLLTVFMRLRDEKGEGFTDKFLRDICVNFILAGRDTSSVALSWFFWLLHIHPEVEHNIFQELRTIVDARSTNDNVTELVFSAEEIKKMDYLQAALSETLRLYPSVPLDHKEVVEDDVFPDGVILKKGTKVIYAIYSMGRMESIWGKDCREYKPERWLNPKDGRFMSESAYKFTAFNGGPRLCLGKDFAYYQMKFVAASIIHRYHVKVVDNHPIVPKLALTMYMKHGLKVTLHRRT; from the exons ATGATGACAATGATCAGCAATCTCACCTCCCTCATCTCCTCCGCTTCTGAAGCTAACCCCGCCATTGCCGCAAACTTAGTCCCCCGGCAACTCTTTTTCCTCCACGACATCCAAATCTTGGAGCTCTTTGTGGCTCTATGTGTTTTCGTGATAATACACTCCCTGAGGCAAAAGAAGCACCATGGCATACCCGTTTGGCCTCTGCTCGGAATGTTGCCCTCCATGGCTCTTGTCATCGGATCCCAAACCAACAACCTCTACGAGTGGCTCACACAAGTTCTCTGCCGCCAAAACGGTACCTTCACATTCAGTGGCCCTTGGTTTAGCAGCCTCCACTGCATCATCACTTCCGACCCTCGAAACTTGGAGCACCTTCTCAAGACCAAGTTCTCCATCTTCCCCAAAGGCCCTTATTTCCGTGACACGGTCCGTGATCTCCTCGGAGACGGGATATTCAGCGCTGACGACGAGACATGGCAGCGACAGAGGAAGACGGCCAGCCTCGAGTTCCACTCCGCCAAGTTCCGGCAATTGACTGTAGAATCCTTGTTGGAGCTGGTCCACAGGAGGCTTCTACCCGTATTAGAGGACTCCATCAAAAACTCATTTGCCCCAATCGACCTCCAAGACGTTCTTTTGAGGTTGACGTTTGATAATGTGTGCATGATAGCATTTGGGGTTGACCCCGGTTGCTTGAGACCCGGGTTACCCCAAATACCATTTGCTCAGGCGTTTGAGGACGCCACCGAAGCAACGGTGATGCGCTTTGTGACACCAGCGTGTCTGTGGAAGGCCATGAGGTACTTCAACTTGGGGGCAGAGAAGAAGCTCAAGATGTCCATAAAAGGAGTGGATAAGTTCGCAGACGATGTGATTCGGACAAGGAAGAAAGAACTCTTGGATACTACTAGTTCCCTTAGTGATCATAAGCAAAGATCGGACCTGTTGACGGTGTTTATGAGGTTGAGAGATGAGAAGGGAGAAGGGTTCACTGACAAGTTCTTAAGGGATATATGCGTCAATTTTATACTGGCAGGGAGAGACACTTCATCAGTGGCGTTAAGCTGGTtcttctggctgcttcatatcCATCCGGAAGTGGAACACAATATTTTTCAAGAACTACGCACCATAGTGGATGCAAGATCAACGAATGATAATGTAACCGAACTGGTTTTCTCGGCGGAAGAGATAAAGAAGATGGATTATCTTCAGGCTGCTCTATCAGAAACTCTAAGGTTGTACCCTTCAGTTCCACTGGATCACAAGGAG GTTGTTGAAGATGACGTATTTCCAGATGGTGTTATACTGAAGAAGGGAACTAAAGTGATCTATGCAATTTACAGCATGGGGCGAATGGAGTCAATATGGGGAAAGGACTGCAGGGAGTACAAGCCGGAGAGATGGTTAAACCCAAAAGATGGCCGGTTCATGAGTGAGTCTGCCTACAAATTCACCGCCTTCAATGGCGGTCCTCGCCTCTGCTTGGGAAAAGATTTTGCTTATTATCAAATGAAATTTGTCGCTGCCTCCATCATCCATCGCTACCATGTGAAGGTGGTCGATAATCACCCCATTGTACCAAAGCTAGCATTGACAATGTACATGAAGCATGGATTGAAAGTCACCCTCCATAGGCGTACGTGA
- the LOC133709343 gene encoding uncharacterized protein LOC133709343: MASWNWEETVRKAEELVVKSMKGNDASHDPAHVWRVRDLALSLAREEQALSSNSNSDSDSMQIVELAALLHDIGDYKYLRDPSEDKLVEHFLIDSGIEESKKTKIIKIINGMGFKDELAGLTNSDLPLEFGVVQDADRLDAIGAIGIARCFTFGGSRNRVLHDPNIQPRSGLSKEKYMKKEEQTTVNHFHEKLLKLKDLMKTKAGRKRAEKRHKFMEEFLVEFYEEWDGRA, encoded by the exons ATGGCGAGCTGGAATTGGGAAGAGACGGTGAGAAAGGCGGAGGAGTTGGTCGTAAAATCCATGAAAGGCAATGACGCATCACACGACCCAGCCCACGTCTGGAGGGTCAGAGACCTCGCACTCTCTCTTGCTCGCGAAGAACAAGCCCTCTCCTCCAACTCCAACTCCGACTCCGACTCCATGCAAATT GTAGAACTTGCTGCACTCCTCCATGATATAG GTGATTATAAGTACTTGAG AGATCCTTCGGAGGACAAACTTGTTGAGCACTTTCTTATTGACTCGGGCATAGAGGAGAGCAAGAAAACAAAGATTATAAAGATCATCAATGGAATGG GGTTTAAAGATGAGCTGGCTGGGCTGACAAATAGTGATCTTCCTCTAGAATTTGGGGTTGTACAAGATGCTGATCGGCTTGATGCAATTGGTGCTATAG GAATTGCTCGTTGCTTTACTTTTGGAGGAAGTAGGAATAGAGTGCTACATGATCCTAACATTCAGCCACGATCTGGTTTATCCAAGGAAAAGTACATGAAAAAAGAGGAGCAAACTACCGTCAATCACTTTCATGAGAAGCTTCTCAAACTAAAGGATCTGATGAAAACAAAG GCTGGACGGAAGAGAGCTGAGAAAAGGCACAAGTTCATGGAGGAGTTTCTTGTAGAGTTCTATGAAGAGTGGGATGGGAGAGCTTGA